In Fodinicola acaciae, the following proteins share a genomic window:
- a CDS encoding carbohydrate ABC transporter permease produces the protein MNALRPRLLGRTAVNLVVGIAVLYTVLPVLWLVLAAAKDRDALFGSNVLSLGDFSFFQNLADLFAMDDGIYGRWYLNSLLYAVVGAAISAMVSIAAGYAFDKYDFRHKEKLFGLVLCAVMVPQTVLALPLYLMASAAGLVNTFWAVFIPVLFNPFGVYLGRIFSQGYVPDEVLEAARVDGAGELARYGRVALRMLGPGVVTIFLFQLTAIWNNFFLPMVMLSDQDLYPVSLGLYTWNSQATVSPEYYPVVVMGSLLAVLPLIVAFLMLQRFWRSGLTAGAVK, from the coding sequence GTGAACGCGCTTCGTCCGCGACTGCTCGGTCGTACGGCGGTCAACCTCGTCGTCGGGATCGCCGTGCTTTACACGGTGTTGCCGGTGCTGTGGCTGGTTTTGGCCGCCGCCAAGGACCGCGACGCGTTGTTCGGCAGCAATGTGCTGTCGCTCGGCGACTTCTCGTTTTTCCAGAACCTGGCCGACCTGTTCGCGATGGACGACGGCATCTATGGCCGGTGGTATCTCAACAGCCTGCTTTACGCCGTCGTCGGCGCGGCGATCAGCGCGATGGTGAGCATCGCCGCCGGCTATGCCTTCGACAAGTACGACTTCCGGCACAAGGAAAAACTCTTCGGCCTGGTGCTCTGCGCGGTGATGGTGCCGCAGACCGTGCTGGCGCTGCCGCTCTATCTGATGGCTTCGGCGGCCGGGTTGGTCAACACGTTCTGGGCCGTCTTCATTCCGGTGCTGTTCAACCCGTTCGGCGTGTATCTCGGCCGGATTTTCAGCCAGGGCTATGTCCCCGACGAGGTGCTGGAAGCCGCGCGCGTCGACGGCGCCGGCGAGTTGGCGCGCTATGGCCGGGTCGCGTTGCGGATGCTCGGACCCGGCGTGGTGACGATCTTTCTGTTCCAGCTCACCGCGATCTGGAACAACTTCTTCCTGCCGATGGTGATGCTGTCCGATCAGGACCTCTATCCGGTCAGCCTGGGTCTCTACACCTGGAACAGCCAGGCGACCGTGTCGCCGGAGTATTATCCGGTGGTGGTCATGGGATCCCTGCTCGCTGTGTTGCCGCTGATCGTCGCTTTCCTTATGCTGCAACGTTTCTGGCGGTCCGGCCTGACCGCGGGAGCCGTCAAGTAG
- a CDS encoding DUF2264 domain-containing protein, with the protein MKLPAEDRKLSPHTGFTRDHWVAVADGLLAGAWRYATPRGALLDLPGPPSRSGVRSDGLEGYARTFLAAAFRTAGGEDPHGWLGRYADGLVAGTRTPGRDDAESWPLILDHSVQGQPMVESASVALGLRLTRPWLWDKLDSGAQDRAEEWLRGSIRHVPAPNNWYLFPFTVAGFLESVGRGDADTARSRERALELMETWYRGDGWYADGDGRAFDHYNGWALHLYPVLDAFLAGQSTPYGDRLREHLRSFSLMFGADGAPMHYGRSLTYRFAAAAGVALGAVTGDTPLSPAASRRLISGSLRYFLDRGSAAGDVLSLGWHGTHAPTLQDYSGPGSPYWASKAFVCLLAAADHPLWTEPEPSSDGADRVLAVPAPGFLLQSTQADGIVRLHNHGSDHVRPQEGESAADDDPHYGRLAYSTRTGPTSKVNAADNHFCVVVDGVRSVRRRIRPLGAGNVDDWGWAASWHLPVFGAGPSMVPGLRVESVTVARGAYELRVHRVVGAPHGARFEQTGWAVGPEESLVSALLPLHGWETQDEVRAPHGTAYTPWAVMPRLSSGRTGIFVALASLSTENSLAGAVSDVVVEDTTVQVRWSDAAETRVCFDPFRVS; encoded by the coding sequence ATGAAACTTCCCGCCGAGGACCGGAAACTCAGTCCGCACACCGGTTTCACGCGCGATCACTGGGTCGCCGTGGCGGACGGGCTGCTGGCCGGTGCCTGGCGTTACGCGACACCGCGGGGTGCGTTGCTGGATCTGCCGGGTCCGCCGTCCCGAAGCGGCGTGCGGTCCGACGGCCTGGAAGGCTATGCGCGTACGTTTCTCGCCGCGGCTTTTCGTACGGCTGGCGGCGAAGATCCGCACGGCTGGCTCGGTCGCTACGCTGACGGTCTGGTGGCCGGCACCCGTACGCCCGGCCGTGACGACGCCGAGTCGTGGCCGCTGATCCTGGATCATTCCGTGCAGGGACAGCCAATGGTCGAGTCCGCGTCGGTCGCGCTCGGCCTTCGGCTGACCCGGCCGTGGCTGTGGGACAAGCTGGACAGTGGGGCGCAGGACCGCGCCGAGGAATGGCTGCGGGGCTCGATCCGGCACGTGCCGGCGCCGAACAACTGGTATCTGTTTCCGTTCACGGTGGCCGGTTTCCTGGAGTCGGTCGGTCGCGGAGACGCCGACACCGCACGGTCGCGCGAGCGTGCCCTGGAGCTGATGGAGACCTGGTATCGCGGCGACGGCTGGTATGCCGACGGCGACGGGCGCGCATTCGACCATTACAACGGCTGGGCCCTGCATCTCTATCCGGTGCTGGACGCGTTTCTGGCCGGCCAGAGCACGCCGTACGGTGACCGGCTGCGCGAGCACCTGAGGAGTTTTTCCTTGATGTTCGGTGCGGATGGCGCGCCGATGCATTATGGCCGGTCACTGACCTACCGTTTTGCCGCAGCAGCTGGTGTCGCGCTTGGTGCGGTCACCGGCGACACCCCACTCAGTCCGGCGGCCTCTCGGCGGTTGATCAGCGGATCTTTACGGTATTTCCTCGATCGCGGATCGGCGGCCGGCGACGTGCTGAGCCTTGGCTGGCATGGTACGCACGCGCCGACGCTGCAGGATTACTCCGGTCCCGGCTCGCCTTACTGGGCCTCGAAAGCCTTCGTCTGCCTGCTCGCCGCCGCCGACCATCCACTGTGGACGGAGCCGGAGCCCTCCAGCGACGGCGCCGACCGGGTGTTGGCCGTGCCGGCGCCGGGTTTTCTGTTGCAGAGCACGCAGGCCGACGGGATCGTACGGCTGCACAACCACGGCAGCGACCACGTGCGGCCGCAGGAAGGCGAGTCGGCGGCCGACGACGACCCGCATTATGGCCGGCTGGCGTATTCGACGCGGACCGGGCCGACCTCGAAGGTCAACGCGGCGGACAACCACTTTTGCGTCGTGGTGGACGGCGTACGCAGCGTCCGCCGGCGGATCCGGCCGCTCGGAGCCGGAAACGTCGACGACTGGGGGTGGGCCGCGTCCTGGCACCTGCCGGTTTTTGGTGCTGGTCCGTCGATGGTGCCGGGGTTGCGTGTCGAGAGCGTGACGGTCGCGCGAGGCGCGTACGAGCTGCGTGTCCATCGGGTCGTCGGTGCGCCGCACGGCGCGCGTTTCGAGCAGACCGGCTGGGCGGTCGGACCTGAGGAGTCGCTGGTGTCCGCGCTGCTTCCGTTGCATGGCTGGGAAACGCAGGACGAGGTGCGTGCACCGCACGGCACGGCGTACACACCATGGGCGGTCATGCCGCGGCTGTCGTCCGGCCGGACCGGCATCTTCGTCGCGTTGGCCAGTCTTTCCACTGAAAACTCGTTGGCCGGTGCGGTGTCCGACGTGGTCGTCGAGGACACGACGGTCCAGGTCCGCTGGAGCGACGCGGCCGAGACGCGCGTGTGCTTCGACCCGTTCAGGGTGAGCTGA
- a CDS encoding 3-methyladenine DNA glycosylase, translating to MVTELQWRDRRAAYEAAVDDLTAAHRKRSQNGEKHPVFDFLFTYYSPRPSKLRRWHAGSGVVLENADEFLSQAGYVRTDAGVTVERAALPERQQRAAANVHRLLKATAGRAPRFGCSGLHEWAMVYRQPAERRHAYVPLRLGAAGTDAVVEQLPMCCSHFDAFRFFTEQARPLNPVQLTRESTVDNEQPGCLHVTMDLYKWAYTLTPLVPSELVLDCFRLALDARELDMRASPYDLSAFGYQPVPIETPAGRRAYAQAQAALAERAVPLREELIRLSSP from the coding sequence ATGGTGACGGAGCTGCAGTGGCGCGACCGCCGCGCCGCGTACGAGGCCGCCGTCGACGACCTCACCGCCGCGCACCGCAAACGCTCACAAAACGGCGAGAAACATCCGGTTTTCGACTTCCTTTTCACGTATTACTCGCCGCGACCGAGCAAACTCCGCCGCTGGCACGCCGGAAGCGGTGTGGTGCTGGAAAACGCCGACGAGTTCCTGTCGCAGGCCGGTTACGTACGCACCGATGCCGGTGTCACGGTCGAGCGAGCGGCGCTGCCGGAAAGGCAGCAGAGGGCGGCGGCGAATGTCCACCGGCTGCTCAAGGCGACCGCCGGTCGCGCGCCGCGTTTCGGCTGCTCCGGCCTGCACGAGTGGGCCATGGTCTATCGCCAGCCCGCGGAGCGCCGTCATGCGTACGTGCCGCTGCGGCTCGGCGCTGCCGGCACCGACGCGGTGGTGGAACAGCTGCCGATGTGCTGCAGCCACTTCGACGCGTTTCGTTTCTTCACCGAGCAAGCGCGGCCACTCAACCCGGTGCAGCTGACCCGCGAGTCCACAGTGGACAACGAGCAGCCGGGCTGCCTGCACGTCACGATGGACCTCTACAAGTGGGCGTACACACTGACGCCGCTGGTGCCCAGCGAGCTGGTGCTCGACTGTTTTCGGCTGGCGCTGGACGCTCGCGAGCTGGACATGCGCGCGTCGCCGTACGACCTGAGCGCCTTCGGCTATCAGCCGGTGCCGATCGAGACGCCGGCCGGCCGCCGCGCATACGCGCAGGCGCAGGCCGCGCTCGCCGAGCGAGCCGTGCCACTGCGCGAGGAGCTGATCCGGCTCAGCTCACCCTGA
- a CDS encoding extracellular solute-binding protein: protein MPQHLSRRSLLAAGLALPLGACAAGQTATTGGKAARITFWSALRGSKEVVAEFNKTHRTIQVDFQQIPSGDQGGYAKLSNAARAGNAPDVATIEYPQVPGFAIDGVATDLSSLLDDKLRAKLLPASLRLTTFDNKVFSVPIDVEPMVMHYRTDLFQQYGLKLPRTWDEFEALARTVRAKAPTRRLAVFATDAALNFASYCWQAGAQWFDIRGGVWNVSMADAQTRRIAAFWQRLIDEDLVWAGPGGGRQNDARLGQGLVLVRLSGAWDAGANMKARPKQKGKWAIAPMPQWDLAHPAVGTQGGSTFAVTKDSRHPEAAMEFIAWQVADPAALTARLKSGASSQYPAVPELVSVDRKAFPGAYYNHQDIYSLFDQEAHKIRDGWIWGPRMSATQRVMQDGFARAGAHQDTLIDAVRAAQSGTMPDLRALGLATSEHSS from the coding sequence ATGCCACAACACCTCAGCCGTCGCTCGCTGCTCGCCGCCGGCCTCGCTCTGCCGCTCGGCGCCTGCGCCGCCGGTCAAACCGCCACAACCGGCGGAAAAGCCGCGCGGATCACCTTCTGGTCGGCGTTGCGCGGCAGCAAGGAAGTGGTGGCCGAGTTCAACAAGACGCACCGGACCATCCAGGTCGACTTCCAGCAGATCCCGTCCGGCGACCAGGGTGGATACGCGAAGCTGAGCAACGCGGCGCGAGCTGGCAACGCGCCGGACGTGGCGACCATCGAATATCCGCAGGTGCCGGGTTTCGCGATCGACGGCGTCGCCACCGACCTCAGTTCGCTGCTCGACGACAAGCTGCGTGCGAAACTTTTGCCGGCATCGCTGCGATTGACGACCTTCGACAACAAGGTCTTCAGCGTGCCGATCGACGTCGAGCCGATGGTGATGCATTATCGCACCGACCTTTTCCAGCAGTACGGCCTGAAACTGCCGCGCACCTGGGACGAGTTCGAGGCGTTGGCGCGTACGGTCCGGGCCAAGGCACCAACTCGCCGGCTTGCCGTCTTCGCCACCGACGCCGCGCTCAACTTCGCCTCCTACTGCTGGCAGGCCGGCGCGCAATGGTTCGACATCAGAGGCGGCGTCTGGAACGTCTCGATGGCCGACGCGCAAACCCGCCGGATCGCCGCGTTCTGGCAGCGGCTCATCGACGAGGACCTGGTGTGGGCTGGCCCCGGCGGCGGACGGCAGAACGACGCGCGGCTCGGCCAGGGACTGGTGCTGGTACGCCTCAGCGGCGCCTGGGATGCCGGCGCCAACATGAAGGCACGGCCGAAACAGAAAGGAAAATGGGCCATCGCGCCGATGCCGCAGTGGGATCTCGCGCATCCGGCGGTCGGCACGCAGGGCGGCTCGACTTTCGCGGTGACCAAGGACAGCCGGCATCCGGAGGCGGCGATGGAGTTCATCGCCTGGCAGGTCGCCGACCCGGCGGCGCTCACCGCCCGGCTGAAAAGTGGTGCCAGCAGCCAATATCCGGCGGTGCCCGAGCTCGTTTCGGTCGACCGCAAGGCGTTTCCCGGTGCTTACTACAACCACCAGGACATCTACTCGCTTTTCGATCAGGAGGCACACAAAATCCGCGACGGCTGGATCTGGGGACCGCGGATGAGCGCGACGCAGCGCGTCATGCAGGACGGTTTCGCGCGCGCCGGCGCTCACCAGGACACGCTGATCGACGCCGTACGCGCGGCGCAGAGCGGCACGATGCCGGACCTGCGTGCGCTCGGCCTGGCCACCTCCGAACACAGCAGTTAG
- a CDS encoding carbohydrate ABC transporter permease — protein MTTTAAPPTLASEAKVTRRSGTRRRSHRNERLACATLLGPFFVLFTIVFLVPVATAVWLSFFGQDEPGLGFGPEHNIFVGLRSYLAVLTDPTFLGSLGVVVVYCLLYIPLMLVGALFLALLLDSGVVRLRAWAQLGLFVPHAIPGIIAAIIWLYLYTPGLSPVIELLGRADITVDFLGVHTVLPSIVNIAIWSNLGYNMVVFYAALQAVPREVIEAAVVDGAGPVRTALRVKTPLVRAAIVMVAMFTLIWALQLFTEPMLLSQSTPMINTRFSPSMYIFDAAFTRNNYGLAAAAAVVLLVFTIALSYGITKWTNRTDARQEVTS, from the coding sequence ATGACGACCACGGCGGCGCCACCAACCCTTGCCAGCGAGGCAAAAGTCACCAGGCGGTCGGGTACGCGCCGTCGCTCGCACCGCAACGAACGGCTGGCTTGCGCCACCTTGCTCGGACCCTTCTTCGTCCTTTTCACCATCGTCTTTCTCGTTCCGGTGGCGACCGCGGTGTGGCTGAGCTTCTTCGGCCAGGACGAGCCGGGCCTCGGATTCGGTCCGGAGCACAACATCTTCGTCGGCCTGCGCAGCTACCTCGCGGTCCTCACCGACCCGACCTTCCTCGGCAGCCTCGGCGTGGTTGTCGTCTATTGCCTGCTCTACATCCCGCTGATGCTGGTTGGCGCACTGTTTTTGGCTCTGCTGCTGGACTCTGGCGTGGTGAGACTTCGCGCGTGGGCGCAGCTCGGGCTGTTCGTGCCGCACGCGATCCCGGGCATCATCGCGGCCATCATCTGGCTCTATCTCTACACACCGGGCCTGAGTCCGGTCATCGAGCTGCTCGGCAGGGCCGACATCACCGTCGACTTTCTCGGAGTCCACACGGTTCTGCCGTCGATCGTCAACATCGCCATCTGGAGCAACCTCGGCTACAACATGGTCGTCTTCTACGCGGCTTTGCAGGCGGTGCCGCGCGAGGTGATCGAGGCCGCGGTGGTCGACGGCGCCGGTCCGGTGCGCACGGCGCTGCGGGTCAAGACGCCGCTGGTACGCGCCGCGATCGTGATGGTCGCGATGTTCACCCTGATCTGGGCCCTGCAGCTGTTCACCGAGCCGATGTTGCTCAGCCAGTCCACGCCGATGATCAACACGCGTTTTTCCCCCAGCATGTACATTTTCGACGCGGCGTTCACGCGTAACAACTACGGCCTGGCGGCGGCCGCCGCGGTCGTCCTGTTGGTCTTCACGATCGCCTTGTCATACGGCATCACGAAGTGGACCAACCGCACCGACGCCCGCCAGGAGGTCACCTCGTGA
- a CDS encoding BTAD domain-containing putative transcriptional regulator — translation MRFGVLGPVTAWTDRGEQVAIPGAKVRALLAVLLSEEGRAVTADRLIDDLWGERAPSNPAAALAVKVSQLRRALEDAEAGGKSLVTSGPAGYALRTDAVDAYDFRDLATKAEQADDLRTKAKLLGDALALWRGGAYADVADETFAQPVIARLAEQRLAAYEEHAEVRLELGEHTALAGELGGLLASHPLRERLRAAHMRALYRAGRQTEALDSFQQLSDQLAEELGLDPSQALVALRQAILTQDASLAAPERHGNLPPARTDLIGRDAARSEILAELRKHRLVTLTGPGGVGKTGLALAVAREHGNAWLVELAGQRGRLADAALAALGVRETPGESDPLASALRHRKLLLVIDNCEHVIDEAAELVDRLLHVAPDVRVLATSREPLAVAGEVVWTVPALEEPDAARLFAARAPRDAALDQAAVAELCRRLDGLPLALELAATRVAALGVRGLLDRLDDRFRLLGGKLRGQPARQQTLSAVIDWSWQLLSEPERIVLRRLAIHADGCTAEAAEAVAGRPDTLDLLTRLVDRSMVVAVHGERGPRYRLLESVAAYSLDRLRDAGELADVGRRHQDHCLALAEAAELRGPEQREWLLRLDAEVANLRLALQGAVADGRAEVALRLAYALTWYWYLRGRLAEAHRSLGEALSVDGGDPALIDRCAAWHAGMALLEGKDTRWRDLPASGPREAWFLAEAGSDLGDIEATEALLDKANAGFAEAGDRWGQACALLTKAKLAHIRGDVAALRAAAERSARAFGQIGDLWGELRANEWLAGHAEMTGDYRRAVRLHREALPIAESLDLGPEIAMRLAWLGWIAMQEGRFAEGVEQCTYALRMAREHGSRMVQTMAETGLGYAARRRGDLELAERHLGRLVDEARRQAVDGDVPLHLSMLLVESGFLAEQRGDAALARTLQLEAFDLAEKLDADRDRVGCLEGLAGACALAGDSGGAAELLGAAAALRKAMSLPPGPSEQAEIDRISAVVRASVGDLGFDLAYGHGQTLDAATAVRRRTSG, via the coding sequence ATGCGGTTTGGCGTGCTGGGGCCGGTGACGGCGTGGACCGACCGGGGTGAGCAGGTGGCGATCCCCGGTGCGAAGGTGCGCGCGCTGCTCGCCGTCCTGCTCAGCGAGGAAGGCCGCGCGGTGACCGCCGACCGGCTCATCGACGACCTGTGGGGCGAGCGGGCGCCGAGCAATCCGGCAGCCGCGCTCGCCGTCAAGGTGTCGCAGCTGCGTCGCGCGCTGGAGGACGCCGAAGCTGGCGGCAAGTCGCTCGTCACGTCTGGTCCGGCCGGCTATGCGCTGCGGACCGACGCCGTCGACGCGTACGATTTCCGTGATCTGGCAACGAAAGCCGAGCAGGCCGACGACCTCAGAACGAAGGCGAAGCTGCTCGGCGACGCGTTGGCGCTGTGGCGTGGCGGCGCGTATGCGGACGTCGCCGACGAGACCTTCGCGCAGCCGGTGATCGCCCGGCTCGCCGAGCAGCGGCTGGCCGCGTACGAGGAACACGCCGAGGTGCGGCTTGAGCTGGGCGAACACACGGCGTTGGCCGGCGAGCTCGGTGGCCTGCTGGCCAGTCATCCGCTGCGCGAGCGGCTGCGCGCGGCGCACATGCGCGCGCTCTATCGCGCCGGCCGGCAGACCGAGGCGCTGGACAGCTTCCAGCAGCTCAGCGACCAGTTGGCGGAGGAGCTTGGGCTGGATCCGAGTCAGGCGCTGGTGGCGTTGCGGCAGGCGATCCTGACGCAGGACGCGTCGCTGGCCGCGCCCGAACGGCACGGCAACCTGCCGCCGGCCCGTACGGACCTGATCGGCCGCGACGCGGCGCGCTCCGAAATCCTCGCCGAGTTGCGAAAACACCGCCTCGTCACGCTCACCGGGCCTGGCGGAGTCGGCAAGACCGGCCTCGCGCTGGCGGTGGCCCGCGAGCACGGAAACGCCTGGCTGGTCGAGCTCGCCGGCCAGCGGGGTCGGCTCGCCGACGCGGCGCTGGCAGCGCTTGGCGTGCGCGAGACGCCGGGGGAGAGCGACCCGCTCGCGAGCGCGCTGCGCCATCGCAAGCTGCTCCTGGTGATCGACAACTGCGAGCACGTCATCGACGAGGCCGCCGAGCTGGTCGACCGGTTGCTGCACGTCGCGCCGGACGTACGCGTGCTGGCGACCAGCCGCGAGCCGCTCGCCGTCGCCGGCGAGGTCGTCTGGACCGTGCCTGCGCTGGAGGAGCCGGACGCGGCGCGGCTTTTCGCCGCTCGCGCGCCAAGAGACGCGGCGCTGGACCAGGCGGCGGTCGCCGAGCTGTGTCGCCGGCTGGACGGACTGCCGCTCGCGCTGGAGCTGGCGGCCACCCGGGTCGCCGCGCTCGGCGTACGCGGACTGCTCGACCGCCTCGACGACCGTTTCCGTTTGCTCGGTGGAAAACTTCGCGGCCAGCCGGCGCGGCAGCAGACGTTGTCAGCGGTCATCGACTGGAGCTGGCAGCTGTTGTCCGAGCCGGAGCGGATCGTGTTGCGGCGCCTGGCGATCCACGCCGATGGTTGTACGGCCGAGGCCGCCGAGGCGGTCGCCGGCCGGCCCGACACGCTCGACCTGCTGACCCGCCTGGTCGACCGCAGCATGGTCGTCGCGGTGCACGGCGAACGGGGGCCGCGCTATCGCCTGCTGGAGTCGGTCGCCGCCTACAGCCTCGACCGCCTCCGCGATGCCGGCGAGCTCGCCGACGTAGGCCGGCGGCACCAGGACCACTGTCTGGCGCTCGCCGAGGCGGCCGAGCTGCGCGGCCCTGAGCAGCGCGAATGGCTCCTGCGGCTGGATGCCGAGGTGGCCAACCTGCGGCTGGCGCTGCAGGGCGCGGTGGCCGACGGCCGGGCGGAGGTGGCGCTGCGGCTGGCGTACGCGCTGACCTGGTACTGGTATCTGCGTGGCCGGCTGGCCGAGGCGCACCGGTCGCTCGGCGAGGCGTTGTCCGTCGACGGCGGCGATCCGGCGCTGATCGATCGCTGTGCCGCCTGGCACGCCGGAATGGCTTTGCTGGAAGGAAAAGACACGCGCTGGCGGGACCTGCCGGCGAGCGGACCGCGCGAGGCCTGGTTTCTGGCCGAGGCCGGCAGCGACCTCGGTGACATCGAGGCGACGGAAGCGTTGCTGGACAAGGCAAACGCCGGTTTCGCCGAGGCCGGCGATCGCTGGGGTCAGGCCTGCGCGTTGCTCACCAAGGCGAAACTGGCGCACATCCGCGGCGATGTCGCGGCGTTGCGCGCGGCGGCCGAGCGGAGTGCGCGCGCGTTTGGCCAGATCGGCGACCTGTGGGGTGAGCTGCGAGCCAACGAGTGGCTGGCCGGCCACGCCGAGATGACCGGCGACTACCGGCGGGCCGTACGACTGCATCGCGAGGCTCTGCCGATCGCCGAGTCGCTCGATCTCGGACCGGAGATCGCCATGCGGCTGGCCTGGCTCGGTTGGATCGCCATGCAGGAAGGCCGTTTCGCCGAAGGCGTCGAGCAGTGCACGTACGCGCTGCGGATGGCGCGCGAACATGGTTCGCGGATGGTGCAGACGATGGCGGAGACCGGGCTCGGCTATGCGGCCCGGCGCAGGGGCGACCTCGAGCTGGCGGAGCGGCATCTCGGCCGGCTGGTGGACGAGGCGCGGCGGCAGGCGGTCGACGGCGATGTGCCGCTGCACCTGTCGATGCTGCTGGTCGAGTCGGGTTTCCTTGCCGAGCAACGAGGCGATGCCGCGCTGGCGCGTACGTTGCAGCTGGAAGCCTTTGATCTCGCCGAAAAGCTGGACGCCGATCGCGACCGGGTCGGCTGCCTGGAAGGCCTGGCCGGCGCTTGCGCGCTGGCCGGCGACAGCGGTGGCGCCGCGGAGTTGCTCGGTGCCGCTGCCGCGTTGCGAAAAGCGATGTCGCTGCCGCCGGGTCCGTCGGAGCAGGCCGAGATCGACCGCATCTCGGCGGTCGTACGCGCGTCGGTCGGCGACCTGGGTTTCGACCTCGCGTACGGGCACGGGCAGACGCTCGACGCCGCGACGGCCGTACGCCGGAGGACCTCAGGCTGA
- a CDS encoding hydroxyacid dehydrogenase gives MSVTSNGHRPRAALAMSPGAAAAVIDDRALKAFAESCELLPGPILDDFGTAHARAVLANVEVLITGWGCPPIDAEVLAAAPRLRAVVHTAGSIRAHITAACWDRGIAVSSAAAANALPVAEYTVAMILLTGKRVFERAREYQVRRARDNWLATPREVGNFGRTVGILSASLIGRRVIDLLRPYDLRVLLHDPYVSTEDAAALGVPLVGLEELFRTSDVVSVHTPLLPATTGLVSRELIAAMRSDAVLVNTARGAVVDQDALAEAAQQGRVRAVLDVTDPEVLPASHPLWDCDNVLITPHLAGSQGNEWRRLAELAAAELRRWAEGVGFAHPVRRERLDLTA, from the coding sequence ATGTCCGTCACGTCAAACGGCCACCGGCCGCGTGCCGCGCTCGCGATGTCGCCAGGTGCCGCCGCGGCGGTCATCGACGACCGCGCGCTCAAAGCATTCGCCGAGTCCTGCGAGTTGCTGCCTGGCCCGATCCTCGACGATTTCGGCACCGCGCACGCGCGCGCTGTCCTTGCCAACGTGGAGGTGTTGATCACCGGTTGGGGTTGTCCGCCGATCGACGCCGAGGTTTTGGCCGCGGCGCCGCGATTACGCGCGGTCGTGCACACCGCCGGCTCGATCCGCGCGCACATCACCGCGGCATGCTGGGATCGCGGCATCGCGGTGTCGTCGGCGGCCGCCGCCAACGCGCTGCCGGTCGCCGAATACACCGTCGCGATGATCCTGCTGACCGGGAAACGCGTTTTCGAGCGCGCACGCGAATATCAGGTCAGGCGAGCGCGCGACAACTGGCTGGCGACACCGCGCGAGGTCGGCAATTTCGGCCGTACGGTGGGGATCCTGTCCGCATCGCTGATCGGCCGGCGGGTCATCGACCTGCTCAGGCCCTACGACCTGCGCGTGCTGCTGCACGATCCGTACGTTTCCACCGAAGACGCGGCCGCGCTTGGCGTGCCACTCGTCGGCCTCGAGGAGCTGTTCCGGACAAGCGATGTCGTCAGCGTGCACACGCCGCTGTTGCCGGCGACGACCGGCCTGGTCAGCCGCGAGCTGATCGCGGCGATGCGGTCGGACGCCGTGCTGGTCAACACCGCTCGCGGCGCGGTCGTCGACCAGGACGCGCTGGCCGAGGCGGCGCAGCAGGGTCGCGTACGCGCCGTCCTGGACGTCACCGATCCGGAGGTGCTGCCGGCCAGCCACCCGCTGTGGGACTGCGACAACGTGCTGATCACGCCACATTTGGCCGGCTCGCAGGGAAACGAGTGGCGGCGGCTGGCCGAGCTGGCCGCCGCCGAGCTGCGCCGCTGGGCCGAGGGAGTCGGCTTCGCTCATCCGGTACGACGCGAAAGGCTGGACCTGACCGCATGA